A DNA window from Phragmites australis chromosome 11, lpPhrAust1.1, whole genome shotgun sequence contains the following coding sequences:
- the LOC133885899 gene encoding annexin D3, translating into MCCWCCCLECIHNIPPLNLLFLHFSDSPLPGEAAAAPAPAASGPASMASISVPNPVPSATEDAENIRKAVQGWGTDEKALIEILGHRTAAQRAEIAVAYEGLYNETLLDRLHSELSGDFRSAMMLWTTDPAARDAKLAHKALKKKVDRHVWVLIEVACASHPDHLVAVRKAYCAAYSASLEEDVAACPLYKDPLKQFLVRLVSSYRYAGELVDDELARAEAAELHDALVTRKQPLHGDVVRIVSSRSKLQLKATFERYKQDHGKAIDEVLEGRRSDQLAVMLKTAVWCLTSPEKHFAEVIRSSIVGLGTDEESLTRAIVSRAEVDLKKVKEEYRARYRKTVTDDVNGDTAGYYNGILLTLVGPE; encoded by the exons ATGTGTTGCTGGTGCTGCTGCCTGGAGTGCATCCATAACATCCCACCCCtcaacctcctcttcctccacttCTCCGACTCACCTCTTCcaggagaagcagcagcagcaccagcaccagcagcatCTGGACCTGCGTCCATGGCTTCCATCTCGGTTCCGAACCCGGTCCCTTCCGCAACCGAAGATGCAGAGAACATAAGGAAAGCAGTGCAAG GATGGGGCACGGACGAGAAGGCGCTGATCGAGATCCTGGGCCACCGGACGGCGGCGCAGCGCGCGGAGATCGCCGTGGCGTACGAGGGGCTCTACAACGAGACCCTCCTCGACAGGCTCCACTCCGAGCTCTCCGGCGACTTCCGG AGTGCGATGATGCTGTGGACGACGGACCCGGCAGCGCGGGACGCCAAGCTGGCCCACAAGGCCCTGAAGAAGAAGGTGGACCGGCACGTGTGGGTGCTCATCGAGGTCGCCTGCGCGTCGCACCCGGACCACCTCGTCGCCGTCAGGAAGGCCTACTGCGCCGCCTACTCGGCCTCCCTCGAGGAGGACGTCGCCGCCTGCCCGCTCTACAAGGACCCCCTCAAGCAG TTCTTGGTGCGTTTGGTGAGCTCGTACCGGTACGCCGGCGAGCTCGTCGACGACGAACTGGCGAGGGCGGAGGCGGCCGAGCTGCACGATGCGTTGGTGACCAGGAAGCAGCCGCTACACGGCGACGTCGTGCGCATCGTCAGCTCGAGGAGCAAACTGCAGCTGAAAGCAACGTTTGAGCGGTACAAGCAAGACCACGGCAAGGCCATCGACGAGGTTCTCGAAGGACGCCGCAGCGACCAGCTCGCAGTGATGCTGAAGACCGCGGTGTGGTGCTTGACATCGCCGGAGAAGCATTTCGCAGAG GTGATCCGGAGCTCGATCGTCGGGCTCGGCACCGACGAGGAGTCGCTGACAAGGGCGATCGTTTCACGCGCTGAGGTTGACCTGAAGAAGGTGAAGGAGGAGTACAGAGCGAGGTACCGCAAGACGGTCACGGACGACGTCAACGGCGACACTGCCGGGTACTACAATGGCATCTTGCTCACCCTCGTGGGGCCTGAGTGA
- the LOC133885901 gene encoding mitochondrial fission 1 protein A-like, with product MEAKMGRFFESVGNFFSGGDNIPWCDRDIIAGCERELADAATEEQRNDSLMRLSWALVHSRHQDDVNRGISMIEASLDNSSSPLQTREKLYLLAVGSYRSDDYSKSRQLVERCLEIQPDWRQALSLKKAIEDKIAKDGLIGVGIATTAVGLLVGGIAAAVARKK from the exons ATGGAGGCGAAGATGGGGCGCTTCTTCGAGTCGGTGGGCAACTTCTTCTCCGGCGGCGACAACATCCCCTGGTGCGACCGCGACATCATCGCC GGCTGTGAAAGAGAGCTTGCCGATGCTGCAACTGAAGAACAGAGGAATGATAGCCTTATGAGGCTATCTTGGGCCCTTGTGCATTCCAGGCACCAAGATGATGTAAACCGTGGAATAAGCATGATTGAAG CTTCCTTGGATAACTCCAGCAGTCCACTGCAGACTAGGGAAAAGCTGTACCTGTTGGCTGTTGGGAGCTACAGAAGTGATGACTACTCAAAAAGCCGGCAACTTGTGGAACGTTGTTTGGAG ATTCAACCTGATTGGAGGCAGGCCTTATCTCTGAAGAAGGCAATAGAAGATAAAATTGCCAAAG ATGGCCTGATTGGCGTAGGAATAGCGACAACTGCCGTTGGACTTCTGGTTGGTGGAATTGCAGCTGCTGTTGCCAGGAAGAAGTGA